A stretch of Mustela nigripes isolate SB6536 chromosome 6, MUSNIG.SB6536, whole genome shotgun sequence DNA encodes these proteins:
- the FMNL3 gene encoding formin-like protein 3 isoform X1: MGNLESAEGGAGEPPSVSLLPPPGKMPMPEPCELEERFALVLSSMNLPPDKARLLRQYDNEKKWDLICDQERFQVKNPPHTYIQKLQSFLDPSVTRKKFRRRVQESTKVLRELEISLRTNHIGWVREFLNDENKGLDVLVDYLSFAQCSVMFDFEGLESGDDGAFDKLRSWSRSIEDLQPPSALSAPFTNSLARSARQSVLRYSTLPGRRALKNSRLVSQKDDVHVCILCLRAIMNYQYGFNLVMSHPHAVNEIALSLNNKNPRTKALVLELLAAVCLVRGGHEIILAAFDNFKEVCKELHRFEKLMEYFRNEDSNIDFMVACMQFINIVVHSVEDMNFRVHLQYEFTKLGLEEFLQKSRHTESEKLQVQIQAYLDNVFDVGGLLEDAETKNVALEKVEELEEHVSHLTEKLLDLENENMMRVAELEKQLLQREKELESVKETYENTSHQVHTLRRLIKEKEEAFQRRCHLEPGARGLESVGSEALARIGPAELGEGLLPSDLDLLAPAPPPEEALPLPPPPAPPLPPPPPPLPDKCPPAPPLPGAAPSVVLTVGLSAIRIKKPIKTKFRLPVFNWTALKPNQISGTVFSELDDEKILEDLDLDKFEELFKTKAQGPALDLICSKNKTAQKAASKVTLLEANRAKNLAITLRKAGRSAEEICRAIHTFDLQTLPVDFVECLMRFLPTEAEVKLLRQYERERQPLDELAAEDRFMLLFSKVERLTQRMAGMAFLGNFQDNLQMLTPQLNAIIAASASVKSSQKLKQMLEIILALGNYMNSSKRGAVYGFKLQSLDLLLDTKSTDRKMTLLHFIALTVKEKYPDLANFWHELHFVEKAAAVSLENVLLDVKELGRGMELIRRECGIHDNSVLRNFLSTNEGKLDKLQRDAKTAEEAYNAVVRYFGESPKTTPPSVFFPVFVRFIRSYKEAEQENEARKKQEEVMREKQLAQEAKKLDAKTPSQRNKWQQQELIAELRRRQAKEHRPVYEGKDGTIEDIITVLKSVPFTARTAKRGSRFFCDAAHHDESNC; encoded by the exons AGCTCCATGAACCTGCCTCCCGACAAGGCCCGGCTCCTGCGGCAGTATGACAATGAGAAGAAGTGGGATCTGATCTGTGACCAG GAACGGTTCCAGGTGAAGAATCCTCCCCACACTTACATCCAGAAACTCCAGAGCTTCTTGGACCCCAGCGTAACCCGGAAG AAGTTCAGGAGGAGAGTGCAGGAGTCAACCAAAGTACTGAGGGAGCTGGAGATCTCACTTCGCACCAACCACATTGG GTGGGTTCGGGAGTTTCTGAATGATGAAAACAAAGGCCTGGATGTGCTGGTGGATTACCTGTCCTTTGCCCAATGTTCGGTCAT GTTTGACTTTGAGGGTCTGGAGAGTGGTGACGATGGTGCGTTTGACAAGCTCCGGTCCTGGAGCAGGTCCATCGAGGACCTGCAGCCACCCAGCGCCCTGTCAGCCCCCTTCACCAACAGCCTCGCTCGCTCTGCGCGCCAGTCTGTGCTCCG GTACAGCACTCTCCCTGGGCGCAGGGCCCTGAAGAACTCCCGCCTGGTGAGCCAGAAGGATGATGTCCATGTCTGCATCCTTTGCCTCAGAGCCATCATGAACTATCAG TATGGCTTCAACCTGGTCATGTCCCACCCTCATGCTGTCAATGAGATCGCACTCAGCCTCAACAACAAGAATCCAAG GACCAAAGCCCTTGTCTTGGAGCTCTTGGCAGCTGTGTGTTTGGTGCGGGGAGGTCATGAAATCATTCTTGCTGCCTTTGACAATTTCAAAGAG GTATGCAAGGAGCTACACCGCTTTGAGAAACTGATGGAGTATTTCCGGAATGAGGACAGCAACATCGACTTCATG GTGGCCTGCATGCAGTTTATCAACATCGTGGTGCACTCAGTAGAGGACATGAACTTTCGGGTGCACCTGCAGTATGAGTTCACCAAGCTGGGGCTGGAGGAGTTCTTGCAG AAGTCAAGGCACACAGAGAGCGAGAAGCTGCAGGTGCAGATCCAGGCATACCTGGACAATGTGTTTGACGTGGGAGGCTTGTTGGAGGATGCGGAGACCAAGAACGTGGCCCTGGAGAAGGTGGAGGAGCTGGAGGAACATGTGTCCCAT CTCACAGAGAAGCTTCTGGACCTGGAGAATGAGAACATGATGCGTGTGGCAGAGCTAGAGAAGCAGCTGCTGCAGCGGGAGAAGGAACTAGAGAGCGTCAAG GAGACTTACGAGAACACCAGCCACCAGGTACACACGCTGCGGCGGCTCAttaaagagaaggaggaggcctTCCAGCGCCGATGTCACTTGGAGCCTGGGGCACGGGGCCTGGAGTCAGTGGGCAGCGAGGCTCTGGCCCGGATAGGCCCTGCAGAGCTGGGTGAGGGCCTTCTGCCCTCTGATTTGGACCTCCTGGCTCCAGCCCCACCGCCCGAGGAGGCCCTGCCGCTGCCTCCACCGccagctcctcccctgcccccaccaccacccccgttACCAG ATAAgtgtcccccagccccacctctcccTGGTGCTGCTCCCTCTGTGGTGTTGACAGTAGGCCTGTCAG CCATTCGCATCAAGAAACCCATCAAGACCAAGTTCCGGTTGCCTGTCTTCAATTGGACAGCATTGAAACCCAACCAGATCAGCGGCACTGTCTTCAGTGAACTTGACGATGAGAAGATCTTGGAG GACCTAGACCTGGACAAATTTGAAGAACTGTTCAAGACAAAAGCCCAGGGCCCCGCTCTTGACCTAATCTGCTCTAAGAACAAGACAGCGCAAAAGGCCGCCAGCAAGGTGACCCTATTGGAAGCCAATCGTGCCAAGAACCTGGCCATCACCCTCCGCAAGGCTGGCCGCTCGGCAGAGGAGATCTGCAGGGCCATCCACAC GTTTGACCTCCAGACGCTGCCCGTGGACTTTGTGGAGTGCCTGATGCGCTTCCTGCCCACGGAGGCCGAGGTGAAGCTGCTGCGGCAGTATGAGCGGGAGCGGCAGCCGCTGGATGAGCTGGCGGCCGAGGACCGCTTCATGCTGCTCTTCAGCAAGGTGGAGCGGCTGACACAGCGGATGGCCGGCATGGCCTTCCTGGGCAACTTCCAGGACAACCTGCAGATGCTCACACCG CAACTCAACGCCATCATTGCCGCCTCTGCCTCTGTCAAGTCCTCCCAGAAGCTGAAGCAGAtgttggag ATCATACTTGCCCTGGGGAACTATATGAATAGCAGCAAGCGAGGTGCTGTGTATGGCTTCAAGCTCCAGAGCCTGGATCTG CTGCTGGACACCAAGTCCACTGACAGGAAGATGACATTGCTGCATTTCATCGCCTTGACGGTGAAGGAGAAGTATCCAGACCTGGCCAACTTCTGGCATGAGCTACACTTCGTGGAGAAGGCCGCGGCAG TGTCCCTGGAGAACGTACTGCTAGACGTGAAGGAGCTGGGCCGGGGCATGGAGCTGATTCGGCGGGAATGCGGCATCCATGACAACAGCGTCCTTCGGAACTTCCTTAGCACTAATGAAGGCAAATTGGACAAGCTCCAGCGTGACGCCAAGACGGCCGAG GAGGCCTATAATGCGGTTGTGCGCTACTTCGGTGAGAGTCCCAAAACCACACCCCCTTCTGTATTCTTCCCAGTGTTCGTCCGATTCATTCGTTCTTACAAG GAAGCAGAACAAGAGAATGAAGCTagaaagaagcaggaggaggTAATGCGGGAGAAGCAGCTGGCTCAGGAAGCCAAGAAACTGGATGCCAAG ACCCCATCTCAGCGGAACAAGTGGCAACAGCAGGAGCTAATCGCAGAGCTGAGGCGGCGCCAGGCCAAGGAGCATCGGCCTGTTTACGAGGGGAAGGATGGTACCATTGAGGACATCATTACAG TGTTGAAGAGTGTCCCTTTCACGGCCCGTACTGCCAAGCGGGGCTCACGCTTCTTCTGCGATGCAGCCCACCATGATGAGTCAAACTGTTAA
- the FMNL3 gene encoding formin-like protein 3 isoform X4, with protein MGNLESAEGGAGEPPSVSLLPPPGKMPMPEPCELEERFALVLSSMNLPPDKARLLRQYDNEKKWDLICDQERFQVKNPPHTYIQKLQSFLDPSVTRKKFRRRVQESTKVLRELEISLRTNHIGWVREFLNDENKGLDVLVDYLSFAQCSVMYSTLPGRRALKNSRLVSQKDDVHVCILCLRAIMNYQYGFNLVMSHPHAVNEIALSLNNKNPRTKALVLELLAAVCLVRGGHEIILAAFDNFKEVCKELHRFEKLMEYFRNEDSNIDFMVACMQFINIVVHSVEDMNFRVHLQYEFTKLGLEEFLQKSRHTESEKLQVQIQAYLDNVFDVGGLLEDAETKNVALEKVEELEEHVSHLTEKLLDLENENMMRVAELEKQLLQREKELESVKETYENTSHQVHTLRRLIKEKEEAFQRRCHLEPGARGLESVGSEALARIGPAELGEGLLPSDLDLLAPAPPPEEALPLPPPPAPPLPPPPPPLPDKCPPAPPLPGAAPSVVLTVGLSAIRIKKPIKTKFRLPVFNWTALKPNQISGTVFSELDDEKILEDLDLDKFEELFKTKAQGPALDLICSKNKTAQKAASKVTLLEANRAKNLAITLRKAGRSAEEICRAIHTFDLQTLPVDFVECLMRFLPTEAEVKLLRQYERERQPLDELAAEDRFMLLFSKVERLTQRMAGMAFLGNFQDNLQMLTPQLNAIIAASASVKSSQKLKQMLEIILALGNYMNSSKRGAVYGFKLQSLDLLLDTKSTDRKMTLLHFIALTVKEKYPDLANFWHELHFVEKAAAVSLENVLLDVKELGRGMELIRRECGIHDNSVLRNFLSTNEGKLDKLQRDAKTAEEAYNAVVRYFGESPKTTPPSVFFPVFVRFIRSYKEAEQENEARKKQEEVMREKQLAQEAKKLDAKTPSQRNKWQQQELIAELRRRQAKEHRPVYEGKDGTIEDIITVLKSVPFTARTAKRGSRFFCDAAHHDESNC; from the exons AGCTCCATGAACCTGCCTCCCGACAAGGCCCGGCTCCTGCGGCAGTATGACAATGAGAAGAAGTGGGATCTGATCTGTGACCAG GAACGGTTCCAGGTGAAGAATCCTCCCCACACTTACATCCAGAAACTCCAGAGCTTCTTGGACCCCAGCGTAACCCGGAAG AAGTTCAGGAGGAGAGTGCAGGAGTCAACCAAAGTACTGAGGGAGCTGGAGATCTCACTTCGCACCAACCACATTGG GTGGGTTCGGGAGTTTCTGAATGATGAAAACAAAGGCCTGGATGTGCTGGTGGATTACCTGTCCTTTGCCCAATGTTCGGTCAT GTACAGCACTCTCCCTGGGCGCAGGGCCCTGAAGAACTCCCGCCTGGTGAGCCAGAAGGATGATGTCCATGTCTGCATCCTTTGCCTCAGAGCCATCATGAACTATCAG TATGGCTTCAACCTGGTCATGTCCCACCCTCATGCTGTCAATGAGATCGCACTCAGCCTCAACAACAAGAATCCAAG GACCAAAGCCCTTGTCTTGGAGCTCTTGGCAGCTGTGTGTTTGGTGCGGGGAGGTCATGAAATCATTCTTGCTGCCTTTGACAATTTCAAAGAG GTATGCAAGGAGCTACACCGCTTTGAGAAACTGATGGAGTATTTCCGGAATGAGGACAGCAACATCGACTTCATG GTGGCCTGCATGCAGTTTATCAACATCGTGGTGCACTCAGTAGAGGACATGAACTTTCGGGTGCACCTGCAGTATGAGTTCACCAAGCTGGGGCTGGAGGAGTTCTTGCAG AAGTCAAGGCACACAGAGAGCGAGAAGCTGCAGGTGCAGATCCAGGCATACCTGGACAATGTGTTTGACGTGGGAGGCTTGTTGGAGGATGCGGAGACCAAGAACGTGGCCCTGGAGAAGGTGGAGGAGCTGGAGGAACATGTGTCCCAT CTCACAGAGAAGCTTCTGGACCTGGAGAATGAGAACATGATGCGTGTGGCAGAGCTAGAGAAGCAGCTGCTGCAGCGGGAGAAGGAACTAGAGAGCGTCAAG GAGACTTACGAGAACACCAGCCACCAGGTACACACGCTGCGGCGGCTCAttaaagagaaggaggaggcctTCCAGCGCCGATGTCACTTGGAGCCTGGGGCACGGGGCCTGGAGTCAGTGGGCAGCGAGGCTCTGGCCCGGATAGGCCCTGCAGAGCTGGGTGAGGGCCTTCTGCCCTCTGATTTGGACCTCCTGGCTCCAGCCCCACCGCCCGAGGAGGCCCTGCCGCTGCCTCCACCGccagctcctcccctgcccccaccaccacccccgttACCAG ATAAgtgtcccccagccccacctctcccTGGTGCTGCTCCCTCTGTGGTGTTGACAGTAGGCCTGTCAG CCATTCGCATCAAGAAACCCATCAAGACCAAGTTCCGGTTGCCTGTCTTCAATTGGACAGCATTGAAACCCAACCAGATCAGCGGCACTGTCTTCAGTGAACTTGACGATGAGAAGATCTTGGAG GACCTAGACCTGGACAAATTTGAAGAACTGTTCAAGACAAAAGCCCAGGGCCCCGCTCTTGACCTAATCTGCTCTAAGAACAAGACAGCGCAAAAGGCCGCCAGCAAGGTGACCCTATTGGAAGCCAATCGTGCCAAGAACCTGGCCATCACCCTCCGCAAGGCTGGCCGCTCGGCAGAGGAGATCTGCAGGGCCATCCACAC GTTTGACCTCCAGACGCTGCCCGTGGACTTTGTGGAGTGCCTGATGCGCTTCCTGCCCACGGAGGCCGAGGTGAAGCTGCTGCGGCAGTATGAGCGGGAGCGGCAGCCGCTGGATGAGCTGGCGGCCGAGGACCGCTTCATGCTGCTCTTCAGCAAGGTGGAGCGGCTGACACAGCGGATGGCCGGCATGGCCTTCCTGGGCAACTTCCAGGACAACCTGCAGATGCTCACACCG CAACTCAACGCCATCATTGCCGCCTCTGCCTCTGTCAAGTCCTCCCAGAAGCTGAAGCAGAtgttggag ATCATACTTGCCCTGGGGAACTATATGAATAGCAGCAAGCGAGGTGCTGTGTATGGCTTCAAGCTCCAGAGCCTGGATCTG CTGCTGGACACCAAGTCCACTGACAGGAAGATGACATTGCTGCATTTCATCGCCTTGACGGTGAAGGAGAAGTATCCAGACCTGGCCAACTTCTGGCATGAGCTACACTTCGTGGAGAAGGCCGCGGCAG TGTCCCTGGAGAACGTACTGCTAGACGTGAAGGAGCTGGGCCGGGGCATGGAGCTGATTCGGCGGGAATGCGGCATCCATGACAACAGCGTCCTTCGGAACTTCCTTAGCACTAATGAAGGCAAATTGGACAAGCTCCAGCGTGACGCCAAGACGGCCGAG GAGGCCTATAATGCGGTTGTGCGCTACTTCGGTGAGAGTCCCAAAACCACACCCCCTTCTGTATTCTTCCCAGTGTTCGTCCGATTCATTCGTTCTTACAAG GAAGCAGAACAAGAGAATGAAGCTagaaagaagcaggaggaggTAATGCGGGAGAAGCAGCTGGCTCAGGAAGCCAAGAAACTGGATGCCAAG ACCCCATCTCAGCGGAACAAGTGGCAACAGCAGGAGCTAATCGCAGAGCTGAGGCGGCGCCAGGCCAAGGAGCATCGGCCTGTTTACGAGGGGAAGGATGGTACCATTGAGGACATCATTACAG TGTTGAAGAGTGTCCCTTTCACGGCCCGTACTGCCAAGCGGGGCTCACGCTTCTTCTGCGATGCAGCCCACCATGATGAGTCAAACTGTTAA